The following proteins are co-located in the Larus michahellis chromosome 9, bLarMic1.1, whole genome shotgun sequence genome:
- the SYTL4 gene encoding synaptotagmin-like protein 4 isoform X5 → MGFVSVSQGQSLCLYLLACFCIVLETSLFISVSYLFAEIRMFPTPLLGFQLKREHKCKCGGPAWGGRVPWQWVEGLRGQSLCLCPLPSALPASPKPSCFACVPLLQRNPLPGVEVPLAFWCPWVPVGSPLCRCPVSSRRAGTRGSPHPVSAAASVGRAVSSRWLCSQPASHCVVRSRLPMEQRRVRLLWQAIPGAAMSEAVDLSFLSEAERDLILQVLQRDEELRKAEERRIRRLKNELLEIRRKGAKRGSQRYSERTCARCQQSLGRISPKANTCRGCNHFVCRDCRSYGPNSSWRCKVCSKEAELKKTTGDWFYDQRVNRFANRLGSDMVRLSLRYRSAASKRETVGQTLLQKAQLGEPKSSSTAQQQSPPAPREGPSLFPDASDPRDGKSDTESMENMSLDGYRSSPGGTRGRSNSLGRAAPLRDGKQVAVPAGPAASSLTLPLRSKNQLSDGRDATMGRHSSALVDEHETIFKKNPRRVVRPADYTKSVIDLRPEDLVGEGGSLGDRSKSVPGLNTELEEEEEDIDNLVEIHRQRVARGSMRSGTSSSTLGSMVSIYSEAGDFGNVAVTGGISFSLSYEQKTQTLFIHVKECRQLAYGDEGKKRSNPYVKTYLLPDKSRQGKRKTTIKRNTVNPLYNELLKYEINKSLLLARTLQFSVWHHDRFGRNTFLGEVEVPLDAWNFESHLEEFLPLHGKIGADAAGLHQYKGELVVSMKYIPSSKHPGAGNGRKGKMGEGGELQVWIKEAKNLTAAKSGGTSDSFVKGYLLPHKNKASKRKTPVVKKTLNPHYNHTFVYNDINPEDLQHICLELTVWDREPLSSNDFLGGVRLGVGNGMSNGQAVDWMDSTGEELNLWQKMRQYPGSWAEGTLQLRSTMAKLRP, encoded by the exons ATGGGCTTCGTTTCAGTGAGTCAGGGACAGTCTTTGTGCTTATATTTACTAGCGTGCTTTTGTATTGTACTGGAAACGAGTCTGTTCATCTCGGTTTCTTACCTTTTTGCAGAAATAAGGATGTTTCCCACCCCTCTTCTTGGCTTCCAGTTAAAACGCGAACACAAGTGCAAGTGTGGGGGTCCTGCCTGGGGAGGCCGGGTCCCCTGGCAGTGGGTGGAGGGGCTTAGGGGTCAAAGCCTCTGTCTGTGTCCTTTGCCCTCAGCTCTGCCTGCGAGCCCAAAGCCCTCTTGCTTTGCATGTGTACCCCTGTtgcagagaaaccccctgccTGGGGTGGAAGTCCCACTGGCCTTTTGGTGTCCCTGGGTCCCCGTGGGTTCTCCCCTGTGTCGGTGTCCCGTCTCCTCCCGCAGGGCTGGGACCCGTGGCTCTCCCCATCCTGTGTCAGCAGCCGCCAGCGTGGGCAGAGCCGTGTCCTCACGTTGGCTTTGCTCCCAGCCGGCCTCCCACTGTGTGGTGAGAAGCCGCCTTCCCATGGAG CAGCGACGTGTCCGGCTCCTCTGGCAAGCGATCCCGGGTGCAGCGATGTCGGAGGCTGTGGATCTCTCCTTCCTGTCCGAGGCGGAGAGGGATTTGATCCTTCAGGTCCTGCAGCGCGACGAGGAGCTCCGCAAAGCGGAGGAGAGGAGAATCAG ACGGCTGAAGAACGAGCTGCTGGAGATCCGGCGCAAGGGGGCCAAGCGTGGCAGCCAGCGCTACAGTGAGCGGACGTGTGCCCgctgccagcagagcctgggcCGCATCAGCCCCAAAGCCAACACCTGCCGGGGCTGCAACCACTTCGTGTGTCGGGACTGCCGTTCCTATGGCCCCAATAGCTCCTGGCGCTGCAAAGTCTGCTCCAAGGAGGC cgaaCTGAAGAAGACGACGGGCGACTGGTTCTACGACCAGAGGGTCAACCGCTTCGCCAACCGGCTGGGCAGTGACATGGTGCGGCTGTCCCTGCGATACAGGTCGGCAG CCAGCAAAAGAGAGACCGTGGGACAAACCCTCCTCCAGAAAGCTCAGCTTGGCGAGCCCAAAAGCTcctccacagcccagcagcaaagccccccagcaccccgggaggGGCCCAG tTTGTTTCCGGATGCCTCAGACCCTCGGGATGGCAAAAGTGACACAGAGTCCATGGAAAACATGAGCCTGGATGGCTACAGATCTAGTCCTGGTGGCACGAGGGGCAG GAGTAACTCCTTGGGGAGAGCTGCCCCTCTCAGAGATGGAAAACAGGTTGCTGTGCCGGCAGGACCCGCTGCCTCCAGCCTGACCCTCCCTCTCCGCTCCAAGAACCAGCTCTCCGACGGACGG GATGCCACCATGGGAAGACACAGCAGCGCCTTGGTCGACGAGCATGAAACAATATTCAAGAAGAATCCCCGGCGGGTGGTGAGGCCTGCGG ACTATACCAAGTCGGTGATCGACCTGCGCCCGGAGGACTTAGTAGGGGAAGGTGGCTCATTGGGGGACAGGAGCAAGTCAGTCCCTGGCCTCAACACAGAGCTG gaggaggaggaggaggacatcgATAACCTGGTGGAGATCCATCGGCAGAGGGTGGCCCGGGGCAGCATGCGCAGCGGCACCTCTTCG AGCACGCTGGGGAGCATGGTCAGCATTTACAGCGAGGCCGGCGACTTTGGCAATGTGGCGGTCACCGGGGGAATCTCCTTCTCCCTGAGCTACGAGCAGAAGACGCAGACCTTGTTCATTCACGTGAAGGAGTGTCGCCAGCTGGCCTACGGGGACGAGGGCAAGAAGCGCTCCAACCc GTACGTGAAGACCTACCTCCTGCCTGACAAATCCCGGCAAGGGAAACGCAAGACGACCATCAAACGCAACACCGTCAACCCCCTGTACAATGAGCTGCTGAAG TATGAGATTAACAAGTCCCTGCTGCTTGCGAGGACGCTGCAGTTCTCGGTCTGGCACCATGATCGCTTTGGCCGCAACACCTTCCTGGGGGAGGTGGAGGTCCCGCTGGATGCCTGGAACTTCGAGAGCCACCTGGAGGAGTTTCTGCCCCTGCACGGCAAG ATTGGGGCGGATGCTGCTGGTCTTCACCAGTACAAGGGGGAACTGGTTGTCTCCATGAAGTACATCCCATCTTCCAAGCACCCTGGGGCCGGGAATGGCAGGAAGG GCAAAATGGGGGAAGGCGGTGAGCTCCAGGTCTGGATCAAAGAAGCCAAGAACCTCACGGCTGCCAAATCCGGGGGGACCTCCGACAGCTTTGTCAAGGG CTACCTCCTGCCGCACAAAAACAAAGCCTCCAAGAGGAAGACGCCCGTGGTGAAGAAGACCCTGAACCCTCATTACAACCACACCTTTGTCTACAACGACATCAACCCCGAGGACCTGCAGCACATCTGCCTGGAGCTGACGGTCTGGGACCGGGAGCCACTGTCCAGCAACGACTTCCTTGGGGGTGTCCGCCTGGGGGTGGGAAACG gCATGAGCAATGGGCAGGCTGTGGACTGGATGGACTCCACGGGTGAGGAGCTGAACCTGTGGCAGAAGATGCGTCAGTACCCGGGCTCCTGGGCGGAGGGGACGCTCCAGCTCCGCTCCACCATGGCCAAGCTGCGGCCGtag
- the SYTL4 gene encoding synaptotagmin-like protein 4 isoform X6 yields the protein MECGPPMSPCCWARTAGWSTWTMGSGIGYFTLPYLVHAAAAFAHACEWNSHAVEALRRNLALNGVQDRCRVHHGDNRQQRRVRLLWQAIPGAAMSEAVDLSFLSEAERDLILQVLQRDEELRKAEERRIRRLKNELLEIRRKGAKRGSQRYSERTCARCQQSLGRISPKANTCRGCNHFVCRDCRSYGPNSSWRCKVCSKEAELKKTTGDWFYDQRVNRFANRLGSDMVRLSLRYRSAASKRETVGQTLLQKAQLGEPKSSSTAQQQSPPAPREGPSLFPDASDPRDGKSDTESMENMSLDGYRSSPGGTRGRSNSLGRAAPLRDGKQVAVPAGPAASSLTLPLRSKNQLSDGRDATMGRHSSALVDEHETIFKKNPRRVVRPADYTKSVIDLRPEDLVGEGGSLGDRSKSVPGLNTELEEEEEDIDNLVEIHRQRVARGSMRSGTSSSTLGSMVSIYSEAGDFGNVAVTGGISFSLSYEQKTQTLFIHVKECRQLAYGDEGKKRSNPYVKTYLLPDKSRQGKRKTTIKRNTVNPLYNELLKYEINKSLLLARTLQFSVWHHDRFGRNTFLGEVEVPLDAWNFESHLEEFLPLHGKIGADAAGLHQYKGELVVSMKYIPSSKHPGAGNGRKGKMGEGGELQVWIKEAKNLTAAKSGGTSDSFVKGYLLPHKNKASKRKTPVVKKTLNPHYNHTFVYNDINPEDLQHICLELTVWDREPLSSNDFLGGVRLGVGNGMSNGQAVDWMDSTGEELNLWQKMRQYPGSWAEGTLQLRSTMAKLRP from the exons ATGGAATGCGGTCCCCCAATGTCACCCTGCTGCTGGGCCAGGACGGCTGGGTGGAGCACGTGGACAATGGGATCAG GCATCGGCTATTTCACGCTGCCGTACCTGGTTCACGCAGCGGCTGCCTTCGCCCACGCCTGCGAGTGGAACAGCCACGCCGTGGAGGCCCTGCGGAGGAACCTGGCTCTGAATGGCGTGCAGGACCGCTGCCGTGTCCACCACGGGGACAACCGGCAG CAGCGACGTGTCCGGCTCCTCTGGCAAGCGATCCCGGGTGCAGCGATGTCGGAGGCTGTGGATCTCTCCTTCCTGTCCGAGGCGGAGAGGGATTTGATCCTTCAGGTCCTGCAGCGCGACGAGGAGCTCCGCAAAGCGGAGGAGAGGAGAATCAG ACGGCTGAAGAACGAGCTGCTGGAGATCCGGCGCAAGGGGGCCAAGCGTGGCAGCCAGCGCTACAGTGAGCGGACGTGTGCCCgctgccagcagagcctgggcCGCATCAGCCCCAAAGCCAACACCTGCCGGGGCTGCAACCACTTCGTGTGTCGGGACTGCCGTTCCTATGGCCCCAATAGCTCCTGGCGCTGCAAAGTCTGCTCCAAGGAGGC cgaaCTGAAGAAGACGACGGGCGACTGGTTCTACGACCAGAGGGTCAACCGCTTCGCCAACCGGCTGGGCAGTGACATGGTGCGGCTGTCCCTGCGATACAGGTCGGCAG CCAGCAAAAGAGAGACCGTGGGACAAACCCTCCTCCAGAAAGCTCAGCTTGGCGAGCCCAAAAGCTcctccacagcccagcagcaaagccccccagcaccccgggaggGGCCCAG tTTGTTTCCGGATGCCTCAGACCCTCGGGATGGCAAAAGTGACACAGAGTCCATGGAAAACATGAGCCTGGATGGCTACAGATCTAGTCCTGGTGGCACGAGGGGCAG GAGTAACTCCTTGGGGAGAGCTGCCCCTCTCAGAGATGGAAAACAGGTTGCTGTGCCGGCAGGACCCGCTGCCTCCAGCCTGACCCTCCCTCTCCGCTCCAAGAACCAGCTCTCCGACGGACGG GATGCCACCATGGGAAGACACAGCAGCGCCTTGGTCGACGAGCATGAAACAATATTCAAGAAGAATCCCCGGCGGGTGGTGAGGCCTGCGG ACTATACCAAGTCGGTGATCGACCTGCGCCCGGAGGACTTAGTAGGGGAAGGTGGCTCATTGGGGGACAGGAGCAAGTCAGTCCCTGGCCTCAACACAGAGCTG gaggaggaggaggaggacatcgATAACCTGGTGGAGATCCATCGGCAGAGGGTGGCCCGGGGCAGCATGCGCAGCGGCACCTCTTCG AGCACGCTGGGGAGCATGGTCAGCATTTACAGCGAGGCCGGCGACTTTGGCAATGTGGCGGTCACCGGGGGAATCTCCTTCTCCCTGAGCTACGAGCAGAAGACGCAGACCTTGTTCATTCACGTGAAGGAGTGTCGCCAGCTGGCCTACGGGGACGAGGGCAAGAAGCGCTCCAACCc GTACGTGAAGACCTACCTCCTGCCTGACAAATCCCGGCAAGGGAAACGCAAGACGACCATCAAACGCAACACCGTCAACCCCCTGTACAATGAGCTGCTGAAG TATGAGATTAACAAGTCCCTGCTGCTTGCGAGGACGCTGCAGTTCTCGGTCTGGCACCATGATCGCTTTGGCCGCAACACCTTCCTGGGGGAGGTGGAGGTCCCGCTGGATGCCTGGAACTTCGAGAGCCACCTGGAGGAGTTTCTGCCCCTGCACGGCAAG ATTGGGGCGGATGCTGCTGGTCTTCACCAGTACAAGGGGGAACTGGTTGTCTCCATGAAGTACATCCCATCTTCCAAGCACCCTGGGGCCGGGAATGGCAGGAAGG GCAAAATGGGGGAAGGCGGTGAGCTCCAGGTCTGGATCAAAGAAGCCAAGAACCTCACGGCTGCCAAATCCGGGGGGACCTCCGACAGCTTTGTCAAGGG CTACCTCCTGCCGCACAAAAACAAAGCCTCCAAGAGGAAGACGCCCGTGGTGAAGAAGACCCTGAACCCTCATTACAACCACACCTTTGTCTACAACGACATCAACCCCGAGGACCTGCAGCACATCTGCCTGGAGCTGACGGTCTGGGACCGGGAGCCACTGTCCAGCAACGACTTCCTTGGGGGTGTCCGCCTGGGGGTGGGAAACG gCATGAGCAATGGGCAGGCTGTGGACTGGATGGACTCCACGGGTGAGGAGCTGAACCTGTGGCAGAAGATGCGTCAGTACCCGGGCTCCTGGGCGGAGGGGACGCTCCAGCTCCGCTCCACCATGGCCAAGCTGCGGCCGtag
- the SYTL4 gene encoding synaptotagmin-like protein 4 isoform X1, which produces MEARDVPIPVPALATELQFAQRLREHLEERQLLDGRYRLQEVPGGRVALPVLEEKLDQLRLPQEMPCRLVRIQDPVPSRAARRRTPAQKLRDELQRLLGESWSEELERDVPHTWQRHGDLVLLSEDSFGAALWEKLGPALWKTVASALGAQRLARRGRVLPDGMRSPNVTLLLGQDGWVEHVDNGIRYTFDVTKCMFSPGNITEKLRVASLPCSGEVLVDLYAGIGYFTLPYLVHAAAAFAHACEWNSHAVEALRRNLALNGVQDRCRVHHGDNRQQRRVRLLWQAIPGAAMSEAVDLSFLSEAERDLILQVLQRDEELRKAEERRIRRLKNELLEIRRKGAKRGSQRYSERTCARCQQSLGRISPKANTCRGCNHFVCRDCRSYGPNSSWRCKVCSKEAELKKTTGDWFYDQRVNRFANRLGSDMVRLSLRYRSAASKRETVGQTLLQKAQLGEPKSSSTAQQQSPPAPREGPSLFPDASDPRDGKSDTESMENMSLDGYRSSPGGTRGRSNSLGRAAPLRDGKQVAVPAGPAASSLTLPLRSKNQLSDGRDATMGRHSSALVDEHETIFKKNPRRVVRPADYTKSVIDLRPEDLVGEGGSLGDRSKSVPGLNTELEEEEEDIDNLVEIHRQRVARGSMRSGTSSSTLGSMVSIYSEAGDFGNVAVTGGISFSLSYEQKTQTLFIHVKECRQLAYGDEGKKRSNPYVKTYLLPDKSRQGKRKTTIKRNTVNPLYNELLKYEINKSLLLARTLQFSVWHHDRFGRNTFLGEVEVPLDAWNFESHLEEFLPLHGKIGADAAGLHQYKGELVVSMKYIPSSKHPGAGNGRKGKMGEGGELQVWIKEAKNLTAAKSGGTSDSFVKGYLLPHKNKASKRKTPVVKKTLNPHYNHTFVYNDINPEDLQHICLELTVWDREPLSSNDFLGGVRLGVGNGMSNGQAVDWMDSTGEELNLWQKMRQYPGSWAEGTLQLRSTMAKLRP; this is translated from the exons ATGGAGGCAAgggatgtccccatccctgtccctgcgcTGGCCACGGAGCTGCAGTTTGCCCAGCGCCTCAG GGAGCATTTGGAAGAGAGGCAGCTCCTAGATGGGCGCTACCGGCTGCAGGAGGTGCCAGGGGGCCGGGTGGCCCTGCCCGTGCTGGAGGAGAAGCTTGACcagctgcggctgccccaggAGATGCCCTGTAGGCTGGTCCGGATCCAG GACCCTGTCCCCTCCAGGGCAGCCCGCCGGCGGACGCCCGCCCAGAAGCTGCGGGATGAGCTCCAGCGGCTGCTGGGCGAGAGCTGGTCAGAGGAGCTGGAGCGCGACGTGCCCCACACCTGGCAGCGGCATGGGGACCTGGTCTTGCTGAGCGAGGACAGCTTCGGGGCTGCGCTATGGGAGAAACTGG GTCCAGCACTCTGGAAGACGGTCGCTTCGGCTCTGGGTGCCCAGCGGCTGGCCAGGAGAGGACGGGTGTTGCCGGATGGAATGCGGTCCCCCAATGTCACCCTGCTGCTGGGCCAGGACGGCTGGGTGGAGCACGTGGACAATGGGATCAG GTACACGTTCGATGTGACCAAGTGCATGTTCTCACCGGGCAACATCACAGAGAAGCTGCGGGTAGCCTCTCTGCCCTGCTCCGGGGAGGTCCTGGTGGATCTGTACGCAG GCATCGGCTATTTCACGCTGCCGTACCTGGTTCACGCAGCGGCTGCCTTCGCCCACGCCTGCGAGTGGAACAGCCACGCCGTGGAGGCCCTGCGGAGGAACCTGGCTCTGAATGGCGTGCAGGACCGCTGCCGTGTCCACCACGGGGACAACCGGCAG CAGCGACGTGTCCGGCTCCTCTGGCAAGCGATCCCGGGTGCAGCGATGTCGGAGGCTGTGGATCTCTCCTTCCTGTCCGAGGCGGAGAGGGATTTGATCCTTCAGGTCCTGCAGCGCGACGAGGAGCTCCGCAAAGCGGAGGAGAGGAGAATCAG ACGGCTGAAGAACGAGCTGCTGGAGATCCGGCGCAAGGGGGCCAAGCGTGGCAGCCAGCGCTACAGTGAGCGGACGTGTGCCCgctgccagcagagcctgggcCGCATCAGCCCCAAAGCCAACACCTGCCGGGGCTGCAACCACTTCGTGTGTCGGGACTGCCGTTCCTATGGCCCCAATAGCTCCTGGCGCTGCAAAGTCTGCTCCAAGGAGGC cgaaCTGAAGAAGACGACGGGCGACTGGTTCTACGACCAGAGGGTCAACCGCTTCGCCAACCGGCTGGGCAGTGACATGGTGCGGCTGTCCCTGCGATACAGGTCGGCAG CCAGCAAAAGAGAGACCGTGGGACAAACCCTCCTCCAGAAAGCTCAGCTTGGCGAGCCCAAAAGCTcctccacagcccagcagcaaagccccccagcaccccgggaggGGCCCAG tTTGTTTCCGGATGCCTCAGACCCTCGGGATGGCAAAAGTGACACAGAGTCCATGGAAAACATGAGCCTGGATGGCTACAGATCTAGTCCTGGTGGCACGAGGGGCAG GAGTAACTCCTTGGGGAGAGCTGCCCCTCTCAGAGATGGAAAACAGGTTGCTGTGCCGGCAGGACCCGCTGCCTCCAGCCTGACCCTCCCTCTCCGCTCCAAGAACCAGCTCTCCGACGGACGG GATGCCACCATGGGAAGACACAGCAGCGCCTTGGTCGACGAGCATGAAACAATATTCAAGAAGAATCCCCGGCGGGTGGTGAGGCCTGCGG ACTATACCAAGTCGGTGATCGACCTGCGCCCGGAGGACTTAGTAGGGGAAGGTGGCTCATTGGGGGACAGGAGCAAGTCAGTCCCTGGCCTCAACACAGAGCTG gaggaggaggaggaggacatcgATAACCTGGTGGAGATCCATCGGCAGAGGGTGGCCCGGGGCAGCATGCGCAGCGGCACCTCTTCG AGCACGCTGGGGAGCATGGTCAGCATTTACAGCGAGGCCGGCGACTTTGGCAATGTGGCGGTCACCGGGGGAATCTCCTTCTCCCTGAGCTACGAGCAGAAGACGCAGACCTTGTTCATTCACGTGAAGGAGTGTCGCCAGCTGGCCTACGGGGACGAGGGCAAGAAGCGCTCCAACCc GTACGTGAAGACCTACCTCCTGCCTGACAAATCCCGGCAAGGGAAACGCAAGACGACCATCAAACGCAACACCGTCAACCCCCTGTACAATGAGCTGCTGAAG TATGAGATTAACAAGTCCCTGCTGCTTGCGAGGACGCTGCAGTTCTCGGTCTGGCACCATGATCGCTTTGGCCGCAACACCTTCCTGGGGGAGGTGGAGGTCCCGCTGGATGCCTGGAACTTCGAGAGCCACCTGGAGGAGTTTCTGCCCCTGCACGGCAAG ATTGGGGCGGATGCTGCTGGTCTTCACCAGTACAAGGGGGAACTGGTTGTCTCCATGAAGTACATCCCATCTTCCAAGCACCCTGGGGCCGGGAATGGCAGGAAGG GCAAAATGGGGGAAGGCGGTGAGCTCCAGGTCTGGATCAAAGAAGCCAAGAACCTCACGGCTGCCAAATCCGGGGGGACCTCCGACAGCTTTGTCAAGGG CTACCTCCTGCCGCACAAAAACAAAGCCTCCAAGAGGAAGACGCCCGTGGTGAAGAAGACCCTGAACCCTCATTACAACCACACCTTTGTCTACAACGACATCAACCCCGAGGACCTGCAGCACATCTGCCTGGAGCTGACGGTCTGGGACCGGGAGCCACTGTCCAGCAACGACTTCCTTGGGGGTGTCCGCCTGGGGGTGGGAAACG gCATGAGCAATGGGCAGGCTGTGGACTGGATGGACTCCACGGGTGAGGAGCTGAACCTGTGGCAGAAGATGCGTCAGTACCCGGGCTCCTGGGCGGAGGGGACGCTCCAGCTCCGCTCCACCATGGCCAAGCTGCGGCCGtag
- the SYTL4 gene encoding synaptotagmin-like protein 4 isoform X9, which yields MSEAVDLSFLSEAERDLILQVLQRDEELRKAEERRIRRLKNELLEIRRKGAKRGSQRYSERTCARCQQSLGRISPKANTCRGCNHFVCRDCRSYGPNSSWRCKVCSKEAELKKTTGDWFYDQRVNRFANRLGSDMVRLSLRYRSAASKRETVGQTLLQKAQLGEPKSSSTAQQQSPPAPREGPSLFPDASDPRDGKSDTESMENMSLDGYRSSPGGTRGRSNSLGRAAPLRDGKQVAVPAGPAASSLTLPLRSKNQLSDGRDATMGRHSSALVDEHETIFKKNPRRVVRPADYTKSVIDLRPEDLVGEGGSLGDRSKSVPGLNTELEEEEEDIDNLVEIHRQRVARGSMRSGTSSSTLGSMVSIYSEAGDFGNVAVTGGISFSLSYEQKTQTLFIHVKECRQLAYGDEGKKRSNPYVKTYLLPDKSRQGKRKTTIKRNTVNPLYNELLKYEINKSLLLARTLQFSVWHHDRFGRNTFLGEVEVPLDAWNFESHLEEFLPLHGKIGADAAGLHQYKGELVVSMKYIPSSKHPGAGNGRKGKMGEGGELQVWIKEAKNLTAAKSGGTSDSFVKGYLLPHKNKASKRKTPVVKKTLNPHYNHTFVYNDINPEDLQHICLELTVWDREPLSSNDFLGGVRLGVGNGMSNGQAVDWMDSTGEELNLWQKMRQYPGSWAEGTLQLRSTMAKLRP from the exons ATGTCGGAGGCTGTGGATCTCTCCTTCCTGTCCGAGGCGGAGAGGGATTTGATCCTTCAGGTCCTGCAGCGCGACGAGGAGCTCCGCAAAGCGGAGGAGAGGAGAATCAG ACGGCTGAAGAACGAGCTGCTGGAGATCCGGCGCAAGGGGGCCAAGCGTGGCAGCCAGCGCTACAGTGAGCGGACGTGTGCCCgctgccagcagagcctgggcCGCATCAGCCCCAAAGCCAACACCTGCCGGGGCTGCAACCACTTCGTGTGTCGGGACTGCCGTTCCTATGGCCCCAATAGCTCCTGGCGCTGCAAAGTCTGCTCCAAGGAGGC cgaaCTGAAGAAGACGACGGGCGACTGGTTCTACGACCAGAGGGTCAACCGCTTCGCCAACCGGCTGGGCAGTGACATGGTGCGGCTGTCCCTGCGATACAGGTCGGCAG CCAGCAAAAGAGAGACCGTGGGACAAACCCTCCTCCAGAAAGCTCAGCTTGGCGAGCCCAAAAGCTcctccacagcccagcagcaaagccccccagcaccccgggaggGGCCCAG tTTGTTTCCGGATGCCTCAGACCCTCGGGATGGCAAAAGTGACACAGAGTCCATGGAAAACATGAGCCTGGATGGCTACAGATCTAGTCCTGGTGGCACGAGGGGCAG GAGTAACTCCTTGGGGAGAGCTGCCCCTCTCAGAGATGGAAAACAGGTTGCTGTGCCGGCAGGACCCGCTGCCTCCAGCCTGACCCTCCCTCTCCGCTCCAAGAACCAGCTCTCCGACGGACGG GATGCCACCATGGGAAGACACAGCAGCGCCTTGGTCGACGAGCATGAAACAATATTCAAGAAGAATCCCCGGCGGGTGGTGAGGCCTGCGG ACTATACCAAGTCGGTGATCGACCTGCGCCCGGAGGACTTAGTAGGGGAAGGTGGCTCATTGGGGGACAGGAGCAAGTCAGTCCCTGGCCTCAACACAGAGCTG gaggaggaggaggaggacatcgATAACCTGGTGGAGATCCATCGGCAGAGGGTGGCCCGGGGCAGCATGCGCAGCGGCACCTCTTCG AGCACGCTGGGGAGCATGGTCAGCATTTACAGCGAGGCCGGCGACTTTGGCAATGTGGCGGTCACCGGGGGAATCTCCTTCTCCCTGAGCTACGAGCAGAAGACGCAGACCTTGTTCATTCACGTGAAGGAGTGTCGCCAGCTGGCCTACGGGGACGAGGGCAAGAAGCGCTCCAACCc GTACGTGAAGACCTACCTCCTGCCTGACAAATCCCGGCAAGGGAAACGCAAGACGACCATCAAACGCAACACCGTCAACCCCCTGTACAATGAGCTGCTGAAG TATGAGATTAACAAGTCCCTGCTGCTTGCGAGGACGCTGCAGTTCTCGGTCTGGCACCATGATCGCTTTGGCCGCAACACCTTCCTGGGGGAGGTGGAGGTCCCGCTGGATGCCTGGAACTTCGAGAGCCACCTGGAGGAGTTTCTGCCCCTGCACGGCAAG ATTGGGGCGGATGCTGCTGGTCTTCACCAGTACAAGGGGGAACTGGTTGTCTCCATGAAGTACATCCCATCTTCCAAGCACCCTGGGGCCGGGAATGGCAGGAAGG GCAAAATGGGGGAAGGCGGTGAGCTCCAGGTCTGGATCAAAGAAGCCAAGAACCTCACGGCTGCCAAATCCGGGGGGACCTCCGACAGCTTTGTCAAGGG CTACCTCCTGCCGCACAAAAACAAAGCCTCCAAGAGGAAGACGCCCGTGGTGAAGAAGACCCTGAACCCTCATTACAACCACACCTTTGTCTACAACGACATCAACCCCGAGGACCTGCAGCACATCTGCCTGGAGCTGACGGTCTGGGACCGGGAGCCACTGTCCAGCAACGACTTCCTTGGGGGTGTCCGCCTGGGGGTGGGAAACG gCATGAGCAATGGGCAGGCTGTGGACTGGATGGACTCCACGGGTGAGGAGCTGAACCTGTGGCAGAAGATGCGTCAGTACCCGGGCTCCTGGGCGGAGGGGACGCTCCAGCTCCGCTCCACCATGGCCAAGCTGCGGCCGtag